A region of Prochlorococcus marinus subsp. pastoris str. CCMP1986 DNA encodes the following proteins:
- a CDS encoding AIR synthase, translating to MTEIVNLSISQTAASELSRQASFGGSPGEMSIALISDEEGWMHIKLKPGTFNGSPISRTEGITLYADTKKFSLLKDLKLDYYSDLSGGGFLISTPKNAKRCACGSGFKLL from the coding sequence ATGACTGAGATCGTTAATCTTTCAATCAGTCAAACTGCAGCATCAGAGCTTTCAAGGCAAGCATCTTTTGGAGGATCGCCGGGTGAAATGTCCATTGCTTTAATTAGTGATGAAGAAGGTTGGATGCATATTAAATTAAAACCAGGTACATTTAATGGATCTCCAATATCCAGAACTGAAGGCATAACTTTATATGCTGATACTAAAAAGTTCTCCTTGTTAAAAGATTTAAAACTTGATTATTACAGTGATTTAAGTGGTGGAGGTTTTCTTATCTCAACTCCTAAAAATGCCAAGAGGTGTGCTTGTGGTTCTGGTTTTAAACTCTTGTAG
- the speB gene encoding agmatinase yields MINKNLFDNESAIFMGAKRNPDDCSIGIFGVNYDGTCSYKSGTRFGPNAIRLVSTCLETFCPRLGKDLEDFNYVDFGSLEIDKNDSISVIKAVKSATDFIMSSKLTPIMLGGEHSITSGAIEALVNRYPDLILIQLDAHADLRTSYMGNEHSHACAMQRCLDILPEKKILQVGIRSGTKEEFKFMSQKKQLVKFLPGGNAQEFKKALLPYSNSPIYLTIDLDWFDPSLLPGTGTPEPGGFFWNDFEVILETLKEFRIVASDIVELSPEIDNSGVSSIVAAKVLRSLIMSVQNMQ; encoded by the coding sequence ATGATCAATAAAAATTTATTTGATAACGAAAGTGCAATTTTTATGGGAGCCAAAAGAAATCCAGATGATTGTTCAATTGGAATATTTGGAGTCAATTATGACGGTACATGCTCTTATAAGTCAGGGACTAGATTTGGTCCAAATGCCATAAGGCTAGTAAGCACATGCTTAGAGACATTTTGTCCAAGATTAGGAAAGGATTTAGAAGATTTTAATTATGTTGATTTTGGTTCACTAGAAATAGATAAAAATGACTCAATATCTGTCATTAAAGCAGTCAAATCAGCAACAGATTTCATTATGAGTAGCAAGCTTACTCCCATTATGCTTGGAGGTGAGCACTCTATTACTAGTGGTGCTATTGAGGCGTTAGTAAATAGATATCCAGATCTGATTTTAATTCAACTAGATGCTCATGCAGATCTAAGAACCTCATATATGGGGAATGAACATAGTCATGCTTGTGCAATGCAAAGATGCTTAGATATTTTACCTGAAAAAAAGATTTTGCAAGTCGGAATAAGAAGTGGTACCAAAGAAGAATTTAAATTTATGAGTCAAAAAAAGCAATTAGTAAAATTCTTGCCAGGAGGGAATGCTCAAGAATTTAAAAAAGCCCTTCTTCCTTACTCTAATTCGCCAATATATTTAACAATAGATTTGGATTGGTTTGATCCAAGTTTATTACCTGGTACGGGAACTCCAGAACCAGGAGGTTTTTTTTGGAATGACTTTGAAGTAATTCTTGAAACTCTAAAAGAATTTAGAATTGTCGCTTCAGATATTGTGGAATTATCTCCAGAAATTGACAATAGCGGAGTTAGTAGTATAGTTGCCGCAAAAGTACTGAGAAGCTTAATTATGTCAGTACAAAATATGCAATAA
- the mazG gene encoding nucleoside triphosphate pyrophosphohydrolase, with amino-acid sequence MNLNNGYNNQKDSDQNTLESFKILISNIKYLKDKTWGCPWQKIQSHKSLIPFLNEESSELIDAIYEKNANNICEELGDLLLQIMLHSEIGFEEKEFELKDVIENLNKKIINRHPYIFKKKEKVSLKKSQEIWRNIKNSENKTFYKKSSISRQLNSKVKSLPATIGSNQITNTVKEYGFKWESSNKIFDKLDEEICELKEAIKSKKAHEIKDEFGDVYFTLISLSNFLKINPESSLQKTNKKFLDRFAIMEDQVGDNIRKQNPKDFQRLWEVAKKTLMREKLKKK; translated from the coding sequence ATGAACTTAAACAATGGATATAACAATCAGAAAGATAGTGATCAAAACACTTTAGAGAGTTTCAAGATTTTAATATCAAATATTAAATATTTAAAAGATAAAACATGGGGCTGCCCATGGCAAAAAATACAGTCACATAAATCCTTGATCCCATTTTTAAATGAAGAAAGTAGTGAATTGATTGATGCAATATATGAAAAAAACGCGAATAATATTTGTGAAGAATTAGGGGATCTCCTATTACAAATAATGCTTCATTCGGAAATTGGCTTTGAAGAAAAAGAATTTGAATTAAAAGATGTTATTGAAAATTTAAATAAAAAAATTATTAATAGACATCCCTATATTTTTAAAAAAAAAGAAAAAGTATCATTAAAAAAGTCACAAGAAATTTGGAGAAATATTAAAAATTCTGAAAATAAGACGTTCTATAAGAAATCATCAATTAGTAGACAATTAAATTCAAAAGTAAAAAGTTTACCTGCTACTATAGGTTCAAACCAGATTACTAATACTGTTAAAGAATACGGTTTTAAATGGGAAAGTAGTAATAAGATTTTTGATAAATTAGATGAAGAAATATGCGAATTAAAAGAAGCAATAAAAAGTAAAAAGGCACATGAAATCAAAGATGAATTTGGAGATGTTTACTTTACTTTGATAAGTCTTTCAAACTTTCTAAAAATAAATCCAGAATCATCTCTTCAAAAAACTAATAAAAAATTTTTAGACAGATTTGCAATAATGGAAGATCAGGTAGGAGATAATATTAGAAAACAAAACCCAAAAGATTTTCAGCGGCTTTGGGAAGTTGCTAAAAAAACACTAATGAGAGAAAAATTGAAAAAAAAATGA
- the speE gene encoding polyamine aminopropyltransferase has protein sequence MKDMPTWIDEYHKGSRFGLNGKVLLKKNSKYQEILIIETDFYGKALMLDGCWMTSVRDEKYYHECLVHPALSSIDKKSHILIIGGGDGGTARECLKYSQVSKIDLVEIDEEVIKVSKTFLKEIGGGAWSDKRLAIHIDDGVKWVETTKDNSYDVIFIDCSDPSEFSNLLFTDSFYKECKRILTKKGILATQSESPESFENIHIHILKSLNKIFKLSETMYSFVPIYPSGIWSWTFASDEELNLSKVNYKEVMEIENNCDVWNLNFQNAAFKMMPNKIVKKLNS, from the coding sequence ATGAAAGATATGCCAACTTGGATAGATGAGTACCACAAAGGCTCAAGATTTGGACTTAATGGGAAAGTATTACTTAAAAAAAATTCTAAATATCAAGAAATTCTCATTATAGAGACTGATTTTTATGGTAAAGCTTTAATGTTAGATGGATGTTGGATGACGTCAGTGAGAGACGAAAAATATTATCATGAATGTCTTGTCCATCCAGCGTTAAGTAGCATTGATAAGAAATCTCACATACTGATTATTGGAGGAGGTGATGGTGGAACTGCAAGAGAATGCTTAAAATACTCTCAAGTTTCAAAAATTGATTTGGTAGAAATTGATGAAGAAGTCATCAAAGTATCTAAAACATTTTTAAAAGAAATTGGAGGTGGAGCGTGGAGTGATAAAAGATTAGCTATTCATATTGATGATGGAGTTAAATGGGTGGAAACAACTAAAGATAATTCTTATGATGTTATTTTTATAGATTGTTCAGATCCATCAGAATTTTCTAATTTATTATTCACAGATTCCTTTTATAAAGAATGTAAAAGAATACTCACGAAAAAGGGAATATTAGCGACTCAAAGCGAATCACCTGAATCATTCGAAAATATTCATATACATATTTTGAAATCACTCAATAAAATATTCAAATTATCTGAAACTATGTATTCATTTGTGCCAATATATCCAAGTGGTATTTGGAGTTGGACATTCGCTTCGGATGAAGAATTAAATTTATCAAAAGTCAATTACAAAGAAGTCATGGAAATAGAAAATAATTGTGATGTTTGGAATTTAAATTTTCAAAATGCTGCATTCAAAATGATGCCAAATAAAATTGTAAAAAAACTCAATTCGTAA
- a CDS encoding valine--tRNA ligase, whose protein sequence is MNESNDELTLNNYLPSQVEQKWQKRWDSLRAFSPNPSDNGDPFCIVIPPPNVTGSLHMGHAFNTALIDVIIRFQRLLGKNVLCLPGTDHASIAVQTILEKQLKTEGKNSEDIGREEFLKRAWIWKEQSGGKIISQLKRIGYSVDWERERFTLDEKLNEAVVEAFNILHEKKLIYRGEYLVNWCPASQSAVSDLEVEMQEVNGYLWHFKYPLISDQGQILDKYLEVATTRPETLLGDTALAVNPNDERYKKYIDKKVKVPFVDREIPVISDIHVDKDFGTGCVKVTPAHDPNDFAIGKRNNLKQINIMNKDGTLNINAGKFQDLDRFDARKKIIKELDTLGLLTKIENYKNTVPFSDRGKVPIEPLLSTQWFLKMDNISSSCLKELDSKKPTFIPQRWEKVYKDWLDNINDWCISRQLWWGHQIPAWYVLKQSEDSIDQNTPYVVARNEKEALSKATKEFGSNLQLIRDKDVLDTWFSSGLWPFSTLGWPNINDADFKKWYPNSVLITGFDIIFFWVARMTMMGKTFTNNIPFKDVYIHGLVRDENNKKMSKSSGNGIDPLLLIDKYGSDALRFALLREVAGAGQDIRLDYDRKENTSSTVEASRNFANKLWNATKFVLINKTFSENCSLNESDEKNLELSDKWILSKLNQLNTKVSNLLIEYKLGESAKLLYEFAWNDFCDWYVEFAKQKFNNKETHNRKISEKILIKVLTDVLVMMHPFMPHITEELWHKLQIKPEQILLSLQKWPVLEKKYINSQIDKSFHELFEIIRLIRNLRVELGLKPSQLVPVYLISDNVELTNFLKTLIVDIKTFTKSSEVIICKSKDIDKNNFAQSFSGIIGDLEVYLPFNDFVNLEALKDRLTKDLKKVNSDIETLNKRISNKNFIDKAPKEIVDECFAKLKEGNLQSEIINKKLKLLK, encoded by the coding sequence ATGAATGAGTCGAATGATGAACTTACATTAAATAATTATCTGCCTTCACAGGTAGAACAAAAATGGCAAAAGCGATGGGATAGTTTAAGAGCATTTAGTCCTAATCCTAGTGATAACGGGGATCCTTTTTGTATAGTTATTCCGCCGCCAAATGTAACAGGGTCTTTGCATATGGGCCATGCTTTCAATACTGCATTGATAGACGTGATTATTCGATTTCAAAGACTTCTTGGTAAAAATGTTTTATGTTTACCTGGTACCGATCATGCTTCAATAGCCGTTCAAACTATTCTTGAAAAACAATTAAAAACTGAGGGTAAAAATAGCGAAGATATTGGCAGAGAGGAATTTTTAAAAAGAGCATGGATTTGGAAAGAGCAAAGTGGGGGTAAAATAATATCCCAATTAAAGAGGATTGGGTATTCCGTAGACTGGGAAAGGGAACGATTTACTTTAGATGAAAAATTGAATGAAGCAGTTGTTGAAGCATTTAATATTTTGCATGAGAAAAAACTAATTTATAGAGGTGAATATTTAGTTAATTGGTGTCCAGCATCTCAATCAGCAGTTAGTGATCTTGAAGTTGAAATGCAGGAGGTTAATGGATACTTATGGCATTTTAAATATCCACTAATTTCTGATCAGGGTCAAATCTTAGATAAATATTTAGAGGTCGCAACAACTCGACCTGAAACCTTATTGGGAGATACCGCTTTAGCTGTAAATCCAAACGATGAAAGATATAAAAAATATATTGATAAAAAAGTGAAAGTACCTTTTGTTGATAGAGAAATACCTGTTATATCTGACATACATGTTGATAAGGATTTTGGTACAGGTTGTGTAAAGGTTACCCCAGCTCATGATCCTAATGATTTTGCTATCGGCAAAAGGAATAATTTAAAGCAAATCAATATAATGAATAAAGATGGAACTCTTAATATTAATGCAGGAAAGTTTCAGGATTTAGATAGATTTGATGCTAGAAAAAAAATCATAAAGGAATTAGATACTTTAGGTTTATTAACTAAAATAGAAAACTATAAAAATACAGTACCTTTTTCTGATAGAGGTAAAGTGCCAATTGAGCCATTATTGTCAACCCAGTGGTTTTTGAAAATGGACAATATTTCTTCAAGTTGTCTAAAAGAACTTGATTCTAAAAAGCCTACCTTTATTCCTCAGCGTTGGGAGAAAGTTTATAAAGATTGGCTAGATAATATCAATGATTGGTGTATTAGTAGACAATTATGGTGGGGACATCAAATTCCTGCATGGTATGTATTAAAACAATCAGAAGACTCAATAGATCAAAATACTCCATATGTTGTCGCCAGAAATGAGAAAGAAGCATTAAGCAAAGCTACTAAAGAATTTGGGTCTAATTTGCAACTTATACGTGATAAGGACGTTTTAGATACTTGGTTTTCAAGTGGTTTATGGCCTTTTTCTACATTGGGGTGGCCTAATATCAATGATGCAGATTTTAAAAAATGGTATCCAAATAGTGTTTTAATTACTGGTTTCGATATTATTTTCTTTTGGGTTGCAAGAATGACAATGATGGGGAAAACTTTTACGAATAATATTCCATTTAAAGATGTTTATATTCATGGTTTAGTTCGAGATGAAAATAATAAAAAAATGAGTAAAAGTTCAGGTAACGGAATTGATCCTTTGCTTTTGATTGATAAATATGGTTCTGATGCTTTGCGATTTGCTTTACTTCGTGAAGTCGCTGGCGCTGGTCAGGATATAAGGCTTGATTATGATAGGAAAGAAAATACTTCTTCAACAGTTGAAGCATCAAGGAATTTTGCAAATAAACTTTGGAATGCTACTAAATTTGTTTTAATAAATAAAACTTTTTCTGAAAACTGTTCTTTAAATGAGAGTGATGAAAAAAATTTAGAATTATCTGATAAGTGGATTTTATCAAAATTAAATCAGTTGAATACAAAAGTATCTAATCTTTTAATTGAATATAAATTAGGCGAATCTGCAAAATTATTATATGAATTTGCATGGAATGACTTTTGTGATTGGTATGTTGAATTTGCAAAACAAAAATTTAATAATAAAGAAACCCATAACAGAAAAATATCTGAAAAAATATTAATCAAAGTACTAACTGATGTGTTGGTTATGATGCATCCCTTTATGCCGCATATCACTGAAGAACTTTGGCATAAATTGCAAATTAAACCTGAACAAATTTTGTTATCTCTTCAGAAATGGCCTGTATTAGAAAAAAAATATATAAATTCTCAAATAGATAAATCCTTTCATGAGCTCTTTGAAATAATTAGATTGATTAGAAATCTTAGGGTTGAGTTAGGACTTAAGCCATCTCAACTGGTTCCTGTCTACTTAATTTCAGATAATGTTGAATTAACTAACTTCTTGAAAACTTTAATAGTTGATATTAAAACTTTTACTAAGTCATCTGAAGTTATTATTTGTAAATCTAAGGATATCGATAAAAATAATTTTGCTCAATCCTTTTCTGGAATTATTGGTGATTTAGAAGTCTATTTACCCTTTAATGATTTTGTAAATCTGGAAGCTTTGAAGGATAGACTTACCAAGGACCTGAAAAAAGTTAATTCAGATATAGAAACATTAAATAAGAGAATATCTAACAAAAACTTTATAGACAAAGCTCCTAAAGAGATTGTTGATGAATGTTTTGCCAAGTTGAAGGAAGGAAATTTGCAATCGGAAATAATAAATAAAAAACTTAAATTATTAAAATGA